CTGTGgtcatcacctacgtgggcggagTTTACCTgtacttcaatcaatcaaatcaaatttatttgatatattcacaaattacaattcgtctcataggctttaacagggtgacatcctctgtccttcaccctcagcaagagtcaggacaaactactgAAAAACCTTTTACAGGGTACTTGACTCTGATTCGTTTGGAGACGgcctctgaggggggggggggggggggggggggggtagttgtctttctgtttgaggAGCCTCAtttggttgccatggtaacgATGGTATTACTGGCAGCATCAGAACCTTCAGGCGCAGTACACAactctacagtactacagtactctacaCTACTCTACAGTACTCTACATAACTCTACACTACTCTACAGTACACTACTCTACAGAACTCTACACTACTCTACAGTACTCTACTCTGCACTACTCTACACtactctacagtactacagtaatCTACTCTACAGTACACTACTCTACAGAGCTCTACACTACTCTACAGTACTCTACTCTGCACTACtctacagtactctacagtactacagtactctacaCTACTCTACATTACTCCACACtactctacagtactacagtactctgcactactctacagtactctacactactttacagtactacagtactctacactactctacagtactacagtactctacactactctacagtactctacagtactacagtactctacaCTACTCTAGAGTACTCTACACTACTCTACAGTACTCTACACTACTCTACACTACTCTACACTACTCTACACTACTCTACAGTACTCTACactactacagtactacagtactctacaCTACTCTACAGTACTCAACACTACTCTACAGAACTCCACTAGTTCAACTGCACCAAATGAACGTCCTTGGGGTTCAAACATATCCTcggaggtgaagactgcagctgcttcttcttcttcttctatggtttaattctgtctcttcttcctgtgattggtccaaaaatccaaactctcagtgttttcactgcaaacaaACGGaacctggttcagtttgatccagacccagaactcctcttctggtctgaggaacctttcacacctaATGTTCAGACTGAACATGGTGGTtgtgacagcgccccctggctgtGACTGACAGTTCAGCTTCTTTAGATGATGAACAAGTCGTGTTCCTACTTCATTGTCGTCAGACTCTAAGAaactttttcatttcatgtgaCAGAACTACTTTCCatggtagcccccccccccccccccccccccccccccccccccccagaccttTAGGCCCCACCCGACAGTCGACCCCCCTCTCTGCCTACATCACTGCAACAACAtgttcctgtagattcatgcagcacaacatcaggagggcacgcccccttctcactcagaaggagGAGCCGGTTCTGGTCATCTCACACCTAGACTactgcccccccctcctggcaggtcgacctgctgctgccatccgacctctgcagctcatccagaaaccagcagctccactggtcttCAACCTGAGTTCACTCACActcctctgctcccttcactggttaccagtagcTGCACTCATCCGTTTCAAAACACAAGTACTTGGTACCGTGCTGTGaccggatcaggtccagtccacatccaggacctggtcaaacCTCACAGCCtgtccactccgctctgcttcgaccaatcagctgctcccCGACTGGGAGGgacagctgtcactcaacaACGTCACAACTGTTTCCTGTCCCGGCTCCTAAACGATGGAACCAGCTCCACGTGGACATCAGGACAGGAAGTCCACACATCGTcctccagactgaagacacaccTCTTCAAACTAAACCTTGTACAAGAAAATAGCAGCACCTACTTGTTGCACGTGTAGTTTGTCTTTCTTGAAGAGAATCATacttcttgattcttgttgctcTGGTTGATTCACGTATTGTGAGTCGCTctggataaaagcttcagctcaatgaaaaattaaatgtaatgtttaaacagcttttttcatttaagtttgtgtgtgtgtgtgtgtgtgtgtctctcaggctCAGACGACTCTCACCACCAACGATATCGTGATTTCTAAACTGACTCAGATCCTGTCGTACCTGAGACAAGGGACACGACACAAGAAGATCAAGAAGAAGGACAAAGGTACTGAAGCCCCATGTAACCACGGTAACAGAGACGTGTCACAGAGTCACAgctgacgtgtgtgtttgtgtgtgtgtgtttttgtgtgtgtgtgtgtgtttcagggaaaCTGGATGATAAACGAGCTCCTGAAGCTGATATCGGGTCAGTTGACTACAACATCACATTGTGTTGTTTGAAAATCAAACGCTCacttttgtctctgtctcagtaTCTTTGAGGACATCGGAGACTACGTCCCGTCCGGCACTGCCATGTTCAAGCCCCCCAGAGACAAAGAACCCCCCAGAGACAAAGAACCCCCCAGAGACAAAGAgcgccacagagacagagaggacaacCGAGATAGAGAGGAccacagagacagggaggacgATAGCAAGAGCAGGAGACAAAGCTACTTTGAGAAACCCAGAGGAGACGAACAGCAGGTGAGACGGGTGGTGGagacagatagatggacagatgggtGGAGACACAGATTGGTGTAGATTTTGGTCCATTATTAAcggtctgtctctgtctccaggtCGTGGACATGGACgtggagacaggtgagactTTTCCTTAATTAATTAAACTTGATTGACTCTGTTTGATTCTGTGATGTCTCAGTTCAACGCGGTAATgaccagcgtcatgtgacctGAACCTCCTGATCAATAATGCTGCTCAGGTCCAGGATCAGTCAGAGACCAGATCAAGGTCATCAACGAGAAGTTTGCAGGAGCAGCCGGCAGCCAGTGGCCGGGCCAGGAGCCTGGTTCCCTGAGAAGAGACGGTAAAGAGCAACTGGGAGATTTCTTTGGAGGATCCAACTCGTACGCAGAGTGTTACCCGGCCAcgtaagagacacacacacacacacacacacacacacacacacacacacacacacacacacacacacacacacacacacacacacacacacacacacacacacacacacacacacacacacacacacacacacacacacaactgataaTGTCTAACTGTTATATATttactatttgtgtgtgtgtgcaggatggACGACCTGGCTGTGGACAGTGATGAGGAGGTGGACTACAGCAAGATGGACCAGGTAACTACagttcccagcatgcacctgtctgcagagctcctcctcattaGTGTCCTTCTATCAGACATTTAAAAGCTGAGCCGCTGCTGGAGGCGCCATGACCcagctgacaggaagtgaataaCAGTGTGATGACGTCAGTGGAGCGAACAGGAAGCAGcggaggtcatgtgacctgtgtgtgtgtgtgtgtgtgtgttccagggcAATAAGAAGGGTCCTCTCGGCCGCTGGGACTTCGACACTCAGGAGGAGTACTCTGATTACATGAACAACAAGGAGGCGCTGCCAAAGTACGTGTGCATCCTTCAGACTCAGGCCACTCGCTGTGCTGCTAGTATGACCTTCGTGAtgtcaccatgacctttgaccccgcaGGGCCGCCTTCCAGTACGGCATCAAGATGTCCGAGGGCCGCAAGACTCGTCGCTTCAAAGAGACCAATGAGAAGGCAGAGCTGGACCGGCAGTGGAAGAAGATCAGCGCGGTGAGAGCCCAGTGGTTACAGACCTCAGTCAGCTGATACACGTCACATGACTCTTCAGCAGACGTGGAAACCAACACACATTCTTTACCTGTGATCATTCTATtcggggcagctgtggctgagggggtagagcgggtggCAGCGGTTCGATCCtttctttcccatctgcatgccgaagtgtccttgagcaagatgctGACCCCCCCCACTGGCCCCTCAGAGGAAAGAGTAGTGCTGCCACTAGATGCTctgtgtgtgaatctgtgtgtgaaaGGCAATAACATGTACTCGTCATCAACACTAGAAACTAGATCAgtacaatataaatacagatatatttgtgttaaagtacTGATTCCACGtctttacttgagtaaaagtataaGTTTCTCTTTCTATCCACTGATGTGACCGGAGGTGATAAAGTATCGAACAGTGATAAAGATGATTTCACAGGTTGGATGAGACGTTGAGATCTTtgtgtcagtgatgtttgattctTCTGTCCTCCATCTTGTTTGTCTTCATCAGACTCGTGCTCCTCTTCTCCAGTCGAGTCTTCACCTTGTCACGTCTGTTGTGTTGATCTAAACTGATGCACAACAACAAtcatctgtgttgttgttcattTAGGTTCAGTCTGTTTGatgctgcaaataaaaaaactataatcCTCAAACACGTTAAACCAAAGTAACAAGAAGTAAAAGttcagatatttgtgtttaaatgtaGAGTTAAAGTATAAAGTCATCAGAAAAAGAAATACTCTAAAGTACCTGAAAAATGTACTAAAGTACAAGTTATAGAGTATTTTTACTTTAGTATAACCAAGGTTatttaaactctctctctctctctcgatcaGATcatagagaagaggaagaagatggaggccGACGGGTgagttcatcatcatcatcatcatcagccaaTCAAAGGAGAGCCGACAGTTTTAACATctgataacatttttttttcagggtcAACGTGAAGAGACCGAAATACTGAATCTGAATCTCTCTTCGATTTCTTCTTCCTCCGTGTTCCTGATTATTGATGAGATGAAACAGCATCATGTGACCagtgggaggtcaaaggtcacagatgatccgtgttttgttttaaaagttgTTACTTTAATGTAAAATCAATAGTTATTAATTAGTTCAGGGAAAATCATCAATAAAATGTTACCCTCAGTTTGTTTGGTTTCTTCTCAAAAGTCAAATTCAtgaatgtgttgatgtgattttACTTTTTCAGGTCAGTTGAGATGAATTTGGGGGCGTGTCCAAGTTAATTAACCTGTTGACCTCGTTAAGGACTCTCAGTTTTTACTGAAGCTCGTTGTTGATGAACATGTTTAACTCTGACTGACGACTGGACTCAACGCTAACGAGGACTCATTAATTATCCAACGTGCACTGAACTGATCTACATGTTTCTGATGAGACGCTAACGAGGCTCCACCCACCAGGAGCTCTGACAGGAAGTCGGGTTTTAATCCaaaaaaacagagacagaacttttgttttaaagtttaaaatgttaatattcaACACAAAGgatctttatttataaaagacacaaacaactcTTCTTACCTTTGTGAGGACGATCACATCAATAATCACGTGATTTCTAATTTATTGACACTGAGCAGGTTTTATTAAAATCTTAATCTCAACGTGACAGCAGGTGTGAACGAGGCCTCAGGCTACAGTGTCAGGTGACAACATTTATTAACCtcactaaatcatttttttattgttgtttgacTCCGCCCCCTACTGGTCCAGAGGAGGTGGGGCTGGTTTGTCATGTGATGCAGTTCCTTCCTCTCagatcagccccccccccgccccaaccTGACAGAGATTGATGGCTGCAGTCGATTTAATGCAGCGTTGATGAAGCTGGTCTCAGATCAGCAGGTGGAATCCAGAGAATCGTCTCCAGagcttctccagagtttgtgtttcacagctgaacaacacaacaacaacacaacagcatcagatcctcctcatggttcaggtgagaggtggagcagctggggggggcagtcagacacacacaggaagtgacactgTCTTTCTTCAGTGTCACATTCAGGTGAAACGATctgttggcagaaattgaatctaaaataatcctagtgatgttttcactaatgtgtttcatctaaattgtacgagtTGTGGTTTTCTTTGCCCTAAATTGGACTTTTTATtgaaaagatacatttttaaatactttatttaaatatgttataCTTAGATCTGGAGccggtcctctctatggaggccgccatgttgttTTACAAACACTTGTGACAATATGAAGAGAAGGAATCTGTTCACCTGTGACGGGGTTGAGTGTTTGacagtctctcctcctccactcacgatctagcgccccctgcagctcaCTCTTTGCCTGCTTCTCTGGTTTCAGCCTCCTCTGGATCCACACTGAGAATGACGTCATGTTCTTCTGCAGAATCATCTGATCTCAATATTTGTTTGAAAGTTTTACAGTGTAACCTGTCTCACCtccacagctcccacagcttccaGAGGGAAAATATAATACTGCACTGGTTCTATTCACACTATTTGCACTATTTTATGTACAGATTTTGACTTGCTCGTACagtcataatatatatatatatatatatatattcacatttCATAAAAACCATTGCTGTGAAAAGGTGCATATGATGTACATACTCATGTGTACTCAGCATTgtaatttttattctattccttttacgtttcttcttctcttgtctcaTCCCGGCGTACCAACTGAGTTTCCCTGGTGTGTGATCAATAAAGTGTGATCTAAtcttgtctcactctctgtctcactctctgtctcaccctgtGTCTCAtgctgtgtctcactctctgtctcacatgtgtctcactctctgtctcactctctgtctcatgCTGTGTCTCACGCactgtctcaccctctgtctCACGCTGTGTCTCcgacctgtctcactctctgtctcaccctctctctcacgtcatgtctcactctctgtctcacgctgtgtctcaccctctctctcacgttctgtctcactctctgtctcactctctgtctcacgttctgtctcactctctgtctcactctgtgtctcacgcactgtctcactctctgtctcactctctgtctcactgtgtctcacgctcagtctcactctctgtctcaccctctctctcacgttctgtctcactctctgtctcactctctgtctcacgttctgtctcactctctgtctcactctgtgtctcacgcactgtctcactctctgtctcacgctgtgtctcaccctctctctcacgttctgtctcactctctgtctcactctctgtctcacactgtgtctcaccctctctctcacgTTCTGTCTCACgcaatgtctcactctctgtctcactctctgtctcacgctgtgtctcaccctctctatcacgttctgtctcactctctgtctcactctctgtctcacgctctgtctcactctctgtctcactctctgtctcacgcTCTGTCTCACgcaatgtctcactctctgtctcactctctgtctcacgctgtgtctcaccctctctctcacgttctgtctcactctctgtctcactctctgtctcacgttctgtctcactctctgtctcactctctgtctcacgttctgtctcactctctgtctcactctgtgtctcacgcactgtctcactctctgtctcacgttctgtctcactctctgtctcactctgtgtctcacccTCTGTCCCTCAGAGGATCTTCACCTGGAGACCAGCCACACCAGTAAAGAGAAAGACACATGACTATGATCTGAATGTTCATATGATCCGATGCCAGTGGCCCAGCAGGTTGTGGGTTAGTGGAACGATACTGGTTTATAACAGGTGTCAGTGTTACTGGTTGTAGAAAGATGTAAATAACAACAAGAGCTTCTTGTATTTAGTCCCCgacctttatttgtttgtgtcatctCAGCTCCTCCACATTAACAAACACTCAAGATGGTGGAGATAGGCCAGAAAATCATATTCTATTCGTATTGATCCAAACTTTTCATGACAGAATCATTTAAGCTAATCAGGTCCAGAGTCTTCTCTGGTTTTAAATCTCATATTACACATATGACATGTGTGACGTCATCAATCACCTGAGTAGTGATTAGTAAATCTTCAGTAGAAACCATCTCCTGGGACAGATGATAGATTATCTGATAAACATTATGATCAAAGTTAAAGTGTTTACATGATTatgttcagggggggggggtcaggttaTTGGGTTgtccctctgtccgtctgttGGTACGTCCACATTCTGGACATCTCAAAGACGCCTTGAGGCAATTTCTTTACACTTGGTACAAAATGTGACTTagactcaatcaatcaatcaattcaattttatttgtaaagcccatattcacaaatcacaaatcacTCAAGGTCACTCTGACCTTACAACATGATCAAATACTCTTTTAACgattagattttttatttgtatctattttCATTTAGCTGCAATGAGCTGATGACTCCTTGATATTAAATATCACTGTGTGAGGCACTTTTGTTTGTTCTTATCTGCTTTAGGCACAAATCCCACTGCTCCTTCAAGCACACGTCCCACTCCAACTCTCATCTCAGTCGACTCTCTAAGCCAAGCTCCAACCCTTTCTACAATAAGGGCCAAGGTATGAAATCCAAATCTTGCCACATATTCTTTTGCTTCACTTCTTACTTCATCCCGGTCCCTCTGTGGATCAACCTTCAGAAGCtcattcttcttttcttctaccTCTCCCTCAGCCTCTTGGAACATCTCGTTGGTGAAGTATCTTCCTCCATTTCTCTCAACCATTGTGTTGATCTCCTTCAGCAGCTCATGGACCTGAGCAGGatctttatttctgttgttaAAAACATGGTATCCTCCTTTGCACTGATGGAGGAAGGCTCTGAGAACCTTATTGTTACCAATGACGTCTTCTATGGAGACACCTTCTGCCTCCAGATCGTCTCCACGGGTGAACAGGGTCATGGTGTAACGTGCAGCCTGTTCTCCAAACAGCATCTGAAGGAGTttcactgtttcttcttcttcttcagtgacTCTCTCTGCCTTGAGGATGATCAGGAACACTTGAGGTCCAGGAGAAGCGTATGTGATGCACTTAGAGATTTGCGCCTTCAGCTGCTCATTACTCAGCTCGGTGTCAAACAGACCTGGAGTATCAATGACCTCCAGCTTTTGGCCCTGAACCTTCCCTGATTCTCTCCTACACTCTATCATCACTGAGGAAACAGAAAGTGATGAATGAAAAACCTTCTCCATTAAGATGGAGGAGGCGCTTTCAAGTTGGGGGATAAAGCGGCGGTCCGAGCGGCCCAAAAGGACCTAAATCTGAAGATAACAGCAGCGCGCCATCAACATAAAGAACGGGCA
This genomic window from Pleuronectes platessa chromosome 15, fPlePla1.1, whole genome shotgun sequence contains:
- the ik gene encoding protein Red, producing MPETESYSNPLAPDGHEVDEHRAAAQSKLTNDDFRKLLMTPRAAPSSAPPSKSRQHEMPRDYNEDEDPAARRRKKKSYYAKLRQQEMERERELAEKYRDRARERRDGVNKDYEETELISTTANYRAVGPTAEADKSAAEKRRQLIQESKFLGGDMEHTHLVKGLDFALLQKVRAEITSKEREEEDMMEKVQKEAKKDVEPEEKIEFKTRLGRNIYRVVFRTGLVERNELFLPGRMAYVVDLDDEFTDTDIPTTLIRSKADCPSMEAQTTLTTNDIVISKLTQILSYLRQGTRHKKIKKKDKGKLDDKRAPEADIGIFEDIGDYVPSGTAMFKPPRDKEPPRDKEPPRDKERHRDREDNRDREDHRDREDDSKSRRQSYFEKPRGDEQQVVDMDVETGPGSVRDQIKVINEKFAGAAGSQWPGQEPGSLRRDGKEQLGDFFGGSNSYAECYPATMDDLAVDSDEEVDYSKMDQGNKKGPLGRWDFDTQEEYSDYMNNKEALPKAAFQYGIKMSEGRKTRRFKETNEKAELDRQWKKISAIIEKRKKMEADGVNVKRPKY
- the LOC128456594 gene encoding GTPase IMAP family member 9, giving the protein MEKVFHSSLSVSSVMIECRRESGKVQGQKLEVIDTPGLFDTELSNEQLKAQISKCITYASPGPQVFLIILKAERVTEEEEETVKLLQMLFGEQAARYTMTLFTRGDDLEAEGVSIEDVIGNNKVLRAFLHQCKGGYHVFNNRNKDPAQVHELLKEINTMVERNGGRYFTNEMFQEAEGEVEEKKNELLKVDPQRDRDEVRSEAKEYVARFGFHTLALIVERVGAWLRESTEMRVGVGRVLEGAVGFVPKADKNKQKCLTQ